The Castellaniella sp. genome includes a window with the following:
- the rpoB gene encoding DNA-directed RNA polymerase subunit beta — protein MPYSYTEKKRIRKSFAKRADVQSVPYLLATQLHSFKTFLQADTTPAKRKDEGLQAAFNSIFPIVSHNQMARLEFVSYVLGTPAFDVKECQLRGLTFASPLRAKVRLVLMDREVSKPTVKEVKEQEVYMGEIPLMTDTGSFVINGTERVIVSQLHRSPGVFFEHDRGKTHSSGKLLFSARVIPYRGSWLDFEFDPKDILFFRIDRRRKMAVTILLKALGMTPEAILAYFSSFDHIALHNEGGMLEFVPERWKGEVARFDIADKQGNVIVEKDKRINAKHLRDLTTAKVDHISVPEDYLLGRVLAKNVISPDTGEVLAQANAEITETLLAEFRTSGVRDIETLYVNELNEGAYISQTLRTDDTADQMAARVAIYRMMRPGEPPTEEAVEALFHRLFYSEDSYDLSRVGRMKVNSRLGLNEGNAGPLTLTDDDILHTIKVLVELRNGRGQIDDIDHLGNRRVRCVGELAENQFRAGLVRVERAVKERLGQAETENLMPHDLINSKPISAAIKEFFGSSQLSQFMDQTNPLSEITHKRRISALGPGGLTRERAGFEVRDVHPTHYGRVCPIETPEGPNIGLINSLALYARLNEYGFLETPYRKIIDGKVSDQIEYLSAIEENKYVIAQANAHLDDEGRFEDDLVACREAGETMLTAPENVHYMDVAPSQIVSVAASLIPFLEHDDANRALMGANMQRQAVPCLRPEKPLVGTGIERTVAVDSGTTVQATRGGIVDFVDAERVVIRVNDEENVAGEVGVDIYNLKKYTRSNQNTNINQRPIVSRGDLVARGDVLADGASTDLGELALGQNMLIAFMPWNGYNFEDSVLISERIVADDRYTSIHIEELTVVARDTKLGPEEITRDISNLAELQLNRLDDSGIVHIGAEVRADDVLVGKVTPKGETQLTPEEKLLRAIFGEKASDVKDTSLRVPSGMIGTVIDVQVFTREGIDRDKRAQSIIDDELRRYRQDLNDQLRIVENDAFDRLRKQLLGKTVNGGPRKLAKGTELLAEYLDDLDRWQWFDIRLADEDAAVVLEQVKDALEQKRHQFDLAFEEKRKKLTQGDELPPGVLKMIKVYLAVKRRLQPGDKMAGRHGNKGVVSRITPVEDMPHMADGTPVDIVLNPLGVPSRMNIGQVLEVHLGWAAKGLGQRVADMLDEERGAQVKTVRKLLETIYGSTVNLNQLSDDEIMSMANNLRRGVPLATPVFDGAAEEDITHMLEVAYPDDIAERLKLTSGRTQAWLIDGRTGEEFERPVTVGYMHFLKLHHLVDDKMHARSTGPYSLVTQQPLGGKAQFGGQRFGEMEVWALEAYGAAYTLQEMLTVKSDDISGRTKVYENIVKGDHVIDAGMPESFNVLVKEIRSLSLDMDLERK, from the coding sequence ATGCCTTATTCGTACACCGAAAAGAAGCGCATACGCAAGAGCTTTGCCAAGCGCGCGGACGTTCAAAGCGTCCCCTATCTGCTGGCAACGCAATTGCATTCGTTTAAGACCTTTCTGCAAGCGGATACTACACCAGCTAAACGCAAAGATGAAGGGCTTCAGGCGGCCTTCAATTCGATTTTCCCGATCGTCAGCCACAATCAGATGGCACGCCTGGAGTTCGTCAGCTATGTGCTGGGTACGCCGGCGTTCGACGTCAAGGAATGCCAGCTGCGCGGACTGACCTTCGCGTCGCCGCTGCGCGCCAAGGTTCGTCTGGTGCTGATGGACCGCGAAGTCAGCAAACCCACCGTCAAGGAAGTCAAGGAACAAGAAGTCTACATGGGCGAGATCCCGCTCATGACGGACACGGGTTCTTTTGTCATCAATGGCACCGAGCGCGTCATTGTGTCGCAGCTGCACCGCTCGCCCGGAGTCTTCTTTGAGCATGATCGCGGCAAGACCCATAGTTCTGGAAAACTGCTGTTTTCCGCCCGGGTGATTCCTTACCGTGGTTCATGGCTGGATTTTGAGTTCGACCCGAAGGACATTTTGTTTTTCCGGATCGACCGTCGGCGCAAGATGGCCGTCACGATTCTGCTGAAGGCTTTGGGCATGACGCCCGAAGCGATCCTGGCCTATTTCTCCAGTTTTGATCATATTGCCTTGCACAACGAAGGCGGCATGCTGGAATTCGTGCCAGAGCGCTGGAAGGGCGAAGTCGCGCGGTTTGATATCGCCGACAAACAAGGCAATGTCATTGTCGAAAAAGACAAGCGTATCAATGCCAAGCACCTGCGCGACCTGACCACCGCCAAGGTCGATCATATTTCTGTGCCCGAAGATTACCTGCTGGGCCGCGTGTTGGCTAAAAATGTCATCAGCCCGGATACCGGCGAAGTGCTGGCCCAGGCCAATGCCGAGATCACTGAAACGCTGCTGGCTGAATTCCGTACCTCGGGAGTCCGCGACATCGAGACGCTCTATGTCAACGAGCTGAACGAAGGCGCCTATATTTCCCAGACGCTGCGCACTGACGACACCGCCGATCAGATGGCGGCACGCGTGGCCATCTATCGCATGATGCGCCCGGGCGAGCCCCCCACCGAAGAAGCCGTCGAGGCCCTGTTCCATCGTTTGTTCTACTCCGAGGATTCTTACGATCTGTCGCGTGTGGGCCGCATGAAGGTCAATAGCCGCCTGGGTCTGAACGAGGGCAATGCTGGCCCGCTGACCCTCACGGATGACGACATTCTGCACACGATCAAGGTACTGGTGGAACTGCGCAATGGCCGTGGCCAGATCGATGACATCGATCACCTGGGCAATCGCCGCGTGCGTTGCGTGGGCGAACTGGCCGAGAACCAGTTCCGCGCCGGTCTGGTGCGTGTTGAGCGTGCCGTCAAGGAACGCCTGGGTCAGGCCGAGACCGAAAACCTGATGCCGCACGATCTGATCAATTCAAAGCCGATCTCTGCCGCCATCAAGGAATTCTTTGGCTCCAGCCAGCTTTCGCAGTTCATGGACCAGACGAACCCCCTGTCGGAAATCACGCACAAGCGTCGGATTTCGGCTCTGGGACCTGGTGGCCTGACGCGCGAGCGGGCCGGCTTTGAAGTGCGCGACGTGCACCCCACGCACTATGGCCGTGTTTGTCCCATCGAAACGCCTGAAGGCCCGAACATCGGCCTGATCAACTCGTTGGCGCTGTACGCCCGCCTGAATGAATACGGTTTCCTGGAAACCCCGTATCGCAAGATCATCGACGGCAAGGTCTCCGACCAGATCGAATACCTGTCGGCCATCGAAGAAAACAAATACGTCATTGCCCAGGCCAATGCACACCTGGATGACGAAGGGCGTTTCGAGGATGACCTGGTCGCCTGCCGCGAGGCCGGTGAAACCATGCTGACGGCGCCGGAAAACGTCCATTACATGGACGTGGCGCCATCCCAGATCGTTTCTGTGGCCGCTTCGCTGATTCCGTTCCTGGAACACGATGACGCCAACCGGGCGCTGATGGGGGCCAACATGCAGCGCCAGGCCGTGCCTTGCCTGCGGCCTGAAAAGCCGCTGGTGGGCACAGGCATCGAGCGCACCGTGGCGGTTGACTCGGGCACCACCGTGCAGGCCACGCGTGGCGGGATCGTCGATTTCGTCGATGCCGAGCGGGTCGTGATTCGGGTCAACGACGAAGAAAACGTCGCCGGCGAAGTCGGTGTGGACATCTACAACCTGAAGAAATACACGCGTTCCAACCAGAACACCAACATCAACCAGCGCCCCATCGTGTCGCGTGGCGACCTGGTTGCCCGTGGTGATGTGCTGGCCGATGGCGCATCGACCGACCTGGGCGAACTCGCCCTGGGTCAGAACATGCTGATCGCGTTCATGCCCTGGAACGGCTACAACTTCGAGGACTCGGTGCTGATTTCCGAGCGTATCGTGGCCGATGATCGTTATACCTCGATCCACATCGAGGAACTGACCGTCGTGGCGCGCGACACCAAGCTCGGACCCGAGGAAATCACCCGCGATATTTCCAATCTGGCCGAACTCCAGCTGAATCGCCTGGATGATTCCGGCATCGTGCACATCGGCGCTGAAGTCCGTGCCGACGACGTGCTGGTGGGTAAGGTCACGCCTAAGGGCGAGACCCAGTTGACCCCTGAAGAAAAACTGCTGCGCGCCATCTTTGGTGAAAAGGCTTCCGACGTCAAAGACACTTCGCTGCGCGTGCCCTCGGGCATGATCGGCACGGTGATCGACGTTCAGGTCTTTACCCGCGAGGGCATTGACCGCGACAAACGCGCCCAGTCCATCATCGATGACGAACTGCGTCGCTATCGTCAAGACCTCAATGACCAGTTGCGCATTGTTGAAAACGATGCCTTCGATCGCCTGCGCAAACAGTTGCTGGGCAAGACGGTCAATGGTGGTCCGCGCAAGCTGGCCAAGGGGACGGAACTGTTGGCCGAGTATCTGGATGATCTGGATCGCTGGCAGTGGTTCGATATCCGCCTGGCCGACGAAGACGCTGCCGTTGTGCTGGAACAGGTCAAGGACGCCCTGGAGCAGAAACGCCACCAGTTCGATCTGGCCTTCGAAGAAAAGCGCAAAAAACTCACGCAGGGCGACGAATTGCCGCCGGGCGTGCTGAAGATGATCAAGGTCTATCTGGCCGTCAAGCGTCGCTTGCAGCCGGGCGACAAGATGGCCGGTCGCCACGGTAACAAGGGTGTAGTCTCGCGCATCACCCCGGTCGAAGACATGCCGCACATGGCCGATGGCACGCCAGTCGACATCGTGCTGAATCCCCTGGGCGTGCCTTCACGGATGAATATCGGTCAGGTGCTTGAAGTTCACCTGGGCTGGGCCGCCAAGGGCCTGGGCCAGCGGGTGGCCGACATGCTGGACGAAGAACGTGGCGCACAAGTCAAAACCGTGCGCAAGCTGCTGGAAACCATTTACGGCAGCACCGTCAATCTGAACCAGCTGTCCGATGACGAAATCATGTCGATGGCCAATAACCTGCGCCGGGGTGTGCCACTGGCCACGCCGGTGTTTGACGGCGCCGCTGAAGAAGACATTACCCACATGCTCGAAGTCGCCTACCCGGATGACATCGCCGAGCGCCTGAAGCTCACCAGCGGTCGCACGCAGGCCTGGCTGATCGACGGTCGCACGGGCGAGGAATTCGAGCGGCCCGTCACCGTGGGCTATATGCACTTCCTCAAGCTGCACCACTTGGTCGACGACAAGATGCACGCGCGTTCCACCGGCCCGTACTCGCTGGTCACGCAGCAGCCTTTGGGCGGCAAGGCCCAGTTCGGGGGTCAGCGTTTCGGGGAAATGGAAGTCTGGGCGCTGGAAGCCTATGGCGCTGCCTATACCCTGCAGGAAATGCTGACTGTGAAATCCGACGATATCTCCGGACGTACCAAGGTCTACGAGAACATCGTCAAGGGCGATCACGTGATCGATGCGGGCATGCCCGAGTCCTTCAACGTGCTGGTCAAGGAAATTCGATCCTTGTCTCTGGACATGGATCTGGAGCGTAAATAA
- the rplL gene encoding 50S ribosomal protein L7/L12 produces MATKAEILDAIAAMSVLELSELIKEMEEKFGVSAAAAAVAVAAAPAAGAAAAEEQTEFTVVLAEVGANKVSVIKAVREITGLGLKEAKDLVDGAPKPVKEGVDKAAAEDAQKKLEEAGAKVELK; encoded by the coding sequence ATGGCAACTAAAGCTGAAATCCTGGACGCGATCGCCGCTATGAGCGTGCTCGAACTGTCCGAGCTGATCAAAGAAATGGAAGAGAAATTCGGCGTGTCGGCTGCTGCCGCTGCTGTCGCCGTGGCTGCTGCCCCGGCTGCAGGCGCTGCTGCTGCTGAAGAGCAGACCGAGTTCACGGTCGTTCTGGCCGAAGTCGGCGCCAACAAGGTCAGCGTCATCAAGGCTGTTCGCGAAATCACCGGTCTGGGCCTGAAAGAAGCCAAGGACCTGGTCGATGGCGCACCGAAGCCCGTCAAGGAAGGCGTGGACAAGGCTGCTGCTGAAGACGCTCAGAAAAAGCTGGAAGAAGCCGGCGCCAAGGTCGAGTTGAAGTAA
- the rplJ gene encoding 50S ribosomal protein L10 yields MSLNRQEKAVVIEEVSAEIGRAQSIVIAEYRGLDVASVTVLRKTARESGVFLRVLKNTLVRRALAGTPFEGLSAQLTGPLIYAISSDPVKAAKVLADFAKTNDKLAITGGALPNSLLDQDGVKALATMPSRDELLSMLMGTMQAPIAQFVRTLNEVPTKFVRGLAAVRDQKEAA; encoded by the coding sequence ATGAGTCTCAATCGCCAAGAAAAGGCGGTGGTCATTGAGGAAGTCTCGGCCGAAATCGGTCGCGCCCAATCAATCGTCATTGCCGAGTACCGTGGTCTGGACGTCGCTTCCGTCACCGTATTGCGCAAAACTGCGCGAGAATCGGGTGTGTTCCTGCGTGTTCTCAAAAACACGCTGGTACGCCGCGCCCTGGCTGGTACGCCTTTTGAAGGTTTATCCGCCCAGCTGACCGGTCCGCTGATCTATGCAATCAGCAGCGATCCGGTCAAAGCTGCCAAGGTCCTGGCCGATTTCGCAAAGACCAACGACAAACTGGCCATTACAGGTGGGGCATTGCCCAACAGCCTGTTGGATCAGGATGGTGTCAAGGCTCTGGCCACGATGCCGTCACGCGATGAATTGCTGTCGATGTTGATGGGTACCATGCAGGCACCTATCGCTCAGTTTGTGCGTACGCTCAACGAAGTCCCCACCAAGTTCGTTCGTGGCCTCGCGGCCGTGCGCGACCAAAAAGAAGCTGCATAA
- the rplA gene encoding 50S ribosomal protein L1, whose translation MAKLSKRAAAIAAKIDRTKLYPVADALALVKETATAKFDESIDVAVQLGIDARKSDQLVRGSVVLPAGTGKSVRVAVFAQGEKAEAAKAAGADIVGMDDLAASIKDGNIDFDIVIASPDTMRVVGALGQVLGPRGLMPNPKVGTVTPDVATAVKNAKAGQIQYRTDKAGIIHATIGRASFDVEKLQSNLGALIEALNKARPAAAKGIYLRKVAVSSTMGGGARVELASLTAQA comes from the coding sequence ATGGCAAAGCTCAGCAAACGCGCCGCAGCGATCGCTGCCAAGATCGATCGCACGAAACTCTACCCGGTGGCTGACGCGTTGGCCCTGGTCAAGGAAACCGCAACCGCCAAGTTCGATGAATCCATCGACGTGGCCGTGCAACTCGGCATCGATGCTCGTAAATCCGATCAGCTGGTGCGCGGCTCCGTCGTGCTGCCTGCCGGTACCGGCAAAAGCGTCCGCGTTGCCGTGTTCGCCCAAGGCGAAAAGGCCGAGGCCGCCAAAGCAGCCGGCGCCGATATCGTCGGTATGGACGATCTGGCAGCCAGCATCAAGGACGGCAATATCGATTTCGATATCGTTATTGCCTCGCCCGACACGATGCGCGTGGTCGGTGCCCTGGGCCAGGTACTCGGTCCTCGTGGCCTGATGCCTAACCCCAAGGTCGGCACCGTGACACCCGATGTCGCCACTGCCGTGAAAAACGCCAAGGCCGGTCAGATTCAGTACCGTACCGATAAGGCAGGCATCATCCACGCCACCATTGGCCGTGCTTCTTTTGATGTCGAAAAGCTGCAAAGCAACTTGGGTGCCTTGATCGAGGCCCTCAACAAAGCCCGCCCAGCCGCCGCCAAGGGTATTTACCTGCGCAAGGTCGCTGTGTCCTCCACCATGGGTGGCGGTGCACGCGTCGAGCTTGCCTCGCTGACTGCGCAGGCTTAA
- the rplK gene encoding 50S ribosomal protein L11, translating into MAKKIVGFIKLQVPAGKANPSPPIGPALGQRGLNIMEFCKAFNAKTQGLEPGLPIPVVITAFADKSFTFIMKTPPATILIKKAAGIQKASARPNTEKVGSLTRAQAEEIAKTKEPDLTAADLDAAVRTIAGSARSMGIDVEGVV; encoded by the coding sequence ATGGCGAAAAAAATCGTCGGCTTCATCAAGCTGCAAGTACCAGCTGGTAAGGCCAATCCTTCCCCCCCGATCGGTCCGGCGCTGGGTCAGCGCGGTCTGAACATCATGGAATTCTGCAAGGCCTTCAATGCCAAGACGCAAGGCTTGGAGCCAGGTCTGCCGATTCCGGTGGTGATCACCGCTTTTGCCGACAAGAGCTTCACCTTCATCATGAAGACGCCGCCGGCCACCATTCTGATCAAGAAGGCTGCTGGCATCCAGAAGGCATCTGCGCGCCCCAATACCGAGAAGGTTGGCTCGCTCACGCGTGCCCAGGCCGAAGAAATCGCCAAGACCAAAGAACCTGATTTGACGGCTGCCGATCTGGACGCCGCTGTTCGGACGATCGCCGGTAGCGCCCGCAGCATGGGCATTGATGTCGAAGGGGTGGTGTAA
- the nusG gene encoding transcription termination/antitermination protein NusG, with the protein MSKRWYVVHVYSGMEKSVHKALVERIERAELQDAFGRILVPSEEVVEIKDGRKSITERRIFPGYVLVEMELTDETWHLVKSTNRVTGFLGGSGNRPAPISEREVEKILSQMEEGVEKPRPKVLFEVGETVRVKEGPFADFNGNVEEVNYEKSKVRVSVTIFGRATPVELDFSQVEKV; encoded by the coding sequence ATGAGCAAACGATGGTACGTCGTCCATGTCTATTCCGGCATGGAAAAAAGCGTCCACAAGGCTTTGGTAGAACGCATCGAGCGTGCTGAGCTGCAGGATGCGTTCGGGCGGATTTTGGTTCCCTCCGAGGAAGTCGTCGAAATCAAGGATGGTCGTAAGTCGATCACCGAACGACGTATTTTCCCAGGCTATGTTCTGGTCGAGATGGAACTGACTGACGAAACCTGGCACTTGGTCAAAAGCACCAACCGTGTCACTGGATTCTTGGGTGGTTCTGGCAATCGTCCGGCACCAATTTCCGAGCGCGAAGTCGAAAAGATTCTATCCCAAATGGAAGAAGGCGTGGAAAAACCCCGCCCCAAAGTCCTCTTCGAGGTCGGCGAAACCGTCCGCGTCAAAGAAGGCCCATTTGCAGACTTCAACGGCAATGTCGAAGAAGTCAACTACGAGAAAAGCAAGGTCCGGGTTTCGGTCACGATTTTTGGTCGTGCCACTCCCGTCGAACTTGATTTCAGTCAGGTCGAAAAGGTCTGA
- the secE gene encoding preprotein translocase subunit SecE, whose product MSHQNVVTVNKTADRLKLGLAVLILAAGIVAYSVLADQSIYLRVAVFIAGLVIAALIAGFSDTGRRTLAFGREAYNETRRVVWPSRQETTRMTAIVFAFVVAMGALLWVADKLLGWVIYGLLLGWN is encoded by the coding sequence ATGTCTCATCAGAACGTAGTAACCGTCAATAAAACCGCTGACCGTCTTAAGCTCGGCCTGGCCGTGCTGATTCTGGCCGCTGGCATTGTGGCTTATTCGGTTCTGGCTGATCAGTCCATTTATCTCCGTGTCGCGGTGTTTATCGCCGGTTTGGTGATCGCTGCGCTGATCGCGGGGTTCAGCGATACAGGTCGTCGCACCTTGGCCTTTGGCCGCGAAGCCTACAACGAAACCCGTCGCGTGGTTTGGCCCTCGCGCCAGGAAACCACCCGCATGACAGCGATCGTGTTTGCGTTCGTGGTTGCCATGGGTGCGTTGCTGTGGGTGGCAGACAAGCTGTTGGGCTGGGTTATCTACGGCCTGCTGCTGGGCTGGAACTAA
- the tuf gene encoding elongation factor Tu yields the protein MAKGKFERTKPHVNVGTIGHVDHGKTTLTAAITTVLAKAMGGEAKGYDQIDNAPEEKARGITISTSHVEYETANRHYAHVDCPGHADYVKNMITGAAQMDGAILVCSAADGPMPQTREHILLARQVGVPYIVVFLNKCDMVDDEELLELVEMEVRELLSKYDFPGDDTPIIKGSAKLALEGDEGPLGSQAIMQLAEALDTYIPQPERAIDGAFLMPVEDVFSISGRGTVVTGRIERGIIKVGEEIEVVGIHDTLKTTCTGVEMFRKLLDQGQAGDNVGILLRGTKREEVERGQVLAKPGSIRPHTDFDAEVYILSKDEGGRHTPFFKGYRPQFYFRTTDVTGTIELPEDKEMVLPGDNISIKVCLIAPIAMEEGLRFAIREGGRTVGAGVVAKIIK from the coding sequence ATGGCAAAAGGTAAGTTTGAACGGACCAAACCGCACGTCAACGTGGGTACGATCGGGCACGTTGACCACGGCAAGACGACTCTGACGGCGGCAATCACGACGGTGCTGGCCAAGGCAATGGGCGGCGAAGCCAAGGGCTACGACCAGATTGACAACGCGCCCGAAGAAAAGGCGCGTGGCATCACCATCAGCACGTCGCACGTGGAATACGAGACGGCCAACCGCCACTACGCCCACGTTGACTGCCCGGGTCACGCTGACTATGTCAAGAACATGATCACCGGTGCCGCCCAGATGGACGGTGCGATTCTGGTGTGCTCGGCCGCTGACGGCCCCATGCCCCAGACGCGTGAACACATCCTGCTGGCCCGCCAGGTGGGTGTGCCTTACATCGTTGTGTTCCTGAACAAGTGCGACATGGTCGACGACGAAGAGCTGCTCGAACTGGTCGAGATGGAAGTGCGCGAACTGCTCTCGAAGTACGACTTCCCGGGCGACGACACCCCCATCATCAAGGGTTCCGCCAAGCTGGCGCTTGAAGGCGACGAAGGCCCCCTGGGCTCGCAGGCCATCATGCAGTTGGCCGAAGCGCTGGACACCTATATTCCCCAGCCGGAACGTGCCATTGACGGTGCCTTCCTGATGCCTGTGGAAGACGTGTTCTCGATCTCCGGTCGCGGTACCGTGGTCACGGGTCGCATCGAGCGCGGCATCATCAAGGTTGGTGAAGAAATCGAAGTCGTGGGTATCCATGACACGCTCAAGACCACCTGCACGGGCGTGGAAATGTTCCGCAAGCTGCTGGATCAGGGTCAGGCCGGTGATAACGTCGGTATCTTGCTGCGCGGCACCAAGCGTGAAGAAGTCGAGCGCGGTCAGGTGTTGGCCAAGCCCGGTTCGATCCGCCCGCACACGGACTTCGACGCCGAGGTCTACATTCTGTCCAAGGACGAAGGTGGCCGTCACACGCCGTTCTTCAAGGGCTATCGTCCCCAGTTCTACTTCCGCACGACGGACGTGACCGGCACGATCGAGCTGCCCGAAGACAAGGAAATGGTCCTGCCAGGCGATAACATCTCCATCAAGGTCTGCCTGATTGCGCCCATCGCCATGGAAGAAGGTCTGCGTTTTGCCATCCGCGAAGGCGGCCGTACTGTCGGCGCCGGCGTCGTTGCCAAAATCATCAAGTAA
- a CDS encoding ParB/RepB/Spo0J family partition protein, giving the protein MATRKKGLGRGLDALLGDDRGALDAVGAGHAPAAPSQLPVAVLRAGRYQPRTRMDEEALNDLADSIRAQGIMQPILVRPLEQEPGQYEIIAGERRYRAAQIVGLTDVPVLVRQVADEHAAAMALIENIQREDLNPLEEAQGVRRLLDEFGLTHEQAATAIGRSRSATSNLLRLLNLAEPVQTMLLAGDIDMGHARALLAADAARQILLAQEVIVRRLSVRDTEKRVARALRDDDEVISTRAGRVAKSGLKPGNGDLERLEKALSDHLATRVRIKFGARQGGQLVIDFSDWVHLDALLERQGLSKVLEEQE; this is encoded by the coding sequence ATGGCGACACGAAAAAAAGGTTTGGGCCGCGGGCTGGATGCGCTGCTGGGTGATGATCGCGGGGCCTTGGATGCCGTGGGTGCCGGTCACGCCCCAGCCGCGCCCAGCCAGCTGCCTGTGGCGGTATTGCGGGCTGGACGCTATCAGCCCCGTACCCGCATGGACGAAGAAGCCTTGAACGATCTGGCGGATTCGATTCGCGCCCAGGGCATCATGCAACCGATCCTGGTTCGGCCGTTGGAACAAGAGCCAGGGCAATACGAGATCATTGCCGGCGAGCGCCGCTACCGGGCGGCGCAGATCGTGGGCCTGACGGATGTCCCCGTGCTGGTGCGCCAGGTGGCCGACGAGCACGCGGCGGCCATGGCTTTGATTGAAAACATCCAGCGCGAGGACCTCAATCCCCTGGAAGAAGCCCAAGGGGTGCGTCGTTTGCTGGATGAATTCGGGCTGACCCACGAACAGGCGGCTACCGCCATTGGGCGCTCGCGTTCGGCCACCAGCAATCTATTGCGTCTGCTGAATCTGGCCGAACCTGTGCAGACCATGCTGCTGGCTGGCGATATCGACATGGGCCATGCGCGCGCCTTGCTGGCTGCCGATGCGGCACGACAGATTCTCCTGGCCCAGGAAGTCATCGTCCGACGCCTGTCCGTGCGTGATACGGAAAAAAGAGTCGCCCGCGCATTGCGCGACGATGACGAAGTCATCTCCACCCGCGCTGGGCGCGTCGCCAAATCCGGCCTCAAGCCCGGCAACGGCGATCTTGAGCGCCTTGAAAAAGCGCTTTCCGACCACCTGGCTACCCGGGTGCGAATCAAATTCGGCGCCCGTCAGGGCGGCCAATTGGTGATTGATTTTTCAGATTGGGTGCATCTGGATGCCTTGCTGGAGCGTCAAGGACTATCAAAAGTCCTGGAAGAGCAGGAATAA
- a CDS encoding ParA family protein, translated as MTTASQNPSARVFCVANQKGGVGKTTTAINLAAALSIYGQRVLLVDLDPQGNATMGSGIDKNLATVNLYQVLIGEARVADARLRSETGRYDVLPSNRDLSGAEIDLVGMENREMQLKSALAQVSDEYDFILIDCPPTLSLLTLNGLACAHGVVIPMQCEYFALEGLSDLVNSIKRIYRNLNTSLELIGLLRVMFDQRVTLQQQVSEQLISHFGDKVFKTVIPRNVRLAEAPSHGMPGVVYDKSSRGAKAYLQFGEELIRRVGGRVRRRAA; from the coding sequence ATGACTACCGCTAGCCAGAACCCTTCCGCCCGCGTGTTTTGCGTCGCCAATCAAAAAGGCGGCGTAGGCAAGACTACGACAGCCATCAATCTGGCTGCTGCCTTGTCCATTTATGGCCAACGCGTCTTGCTGGTGGATCTCGACCCCCAAGGCAATGCCACCATGGGCAGTGGCATTGACAAGAACCTGGCGACGGTCAATTTGTATCAAGTCCTGATCGGCGAAGCTCGGGTGGCAGACGCAAGACTGCGTTCTGAGACGGGTCGGTACGATGTGCTGCCGTCGAATCGTGATCTTTCCGGGGCGGAAATCGACCTGGTGGGCATGGAAAATCGAGAAATGCAGCTGAAAAGTGCTCTGGCCCAGGTCAGCGACGAATACGATTTCATTCTGATCGACTGTCCGCCGACTTTATCTCTGTTGACCCTGAATGGCTTGGCCTGTGCTCATGGGGTGGTGATTCCCATGCAATGCGAATACTTTGCGCTGGAAGGCCTGTCCGACCTGGTCAACTCCATCAAGCGCATCTACCGGAATCTGAATACATCGCTTGAACTCATCGGTTTGCTGCGCGTCATGTTTGATCAGCGCGTGACTTTGCAACAACAAGTATCTGAACAGCTGATTTCGCACTTTGGCGACAAGGTTTTCAAAACCGTCATTCCCCGCAATGTACGTCTGGCCGAGGCGCCTAGTCATGGCATGCCCGGCGTGGTGTACGACAAATCTTCCCGGGGTGCCAAGGCTTATCTGCAGTTCGGCGAAGAACTCATTCGTCGCGTAGGGGGCCGGGTGCGTCGTCGCGCCGCCTGA